A part of Streptomyces sp. NBC_01235 genomic DNA contains:
- a CDS encoding aldo/keto reductase, whose amino-acid sequence MTTGTITADAAGTWHIGDLPVNRVGFGAMRLTGSAAFHLGTPSDRGRSIAVLRRAIELGVNHLDTAAFYFSALRSANELINSALSPYPDDLLIATKVGPFRDYRGEWGTSARPEDLRGHVEENLRQLGRDHLDLVYLRRMRQESVAEHFGALADLREEGLIRHLGVSDVEPRHLAEAQAIAPVVSVQNRYGLGDHDPATEEVLRLCGEQGIAFVPFFAIAGDAGPQGATNAHDDEVLSVARAHEATPAQVRLAWTLNQGRHLLAIPGTGNPDHLAENVAAGALRLTDEETDRLNAVHRQAG is encoded by the coding sequence ATGACCACCGGAACGATCACCGCGGACGCCGCGGGCACCTGGCACATCGGCGACCTGCCCGTCAACCGCGTCGGCTTCGGCGCGATGCGGCTGACGGGCAGCGCCGCCTTCCACCTCGGCACACCGAGCGACCGCGGCCGCTCGATCGCCGTGCTGCGCAGGGCGATCGAGCTCGGCGTCAACCACCTCGACACCGCCGCCTTCTACTTCTCCGCCCTCCGCTCCGCCAACGAACTCATCAACAGCGCGCTGTCCCCGTACCCGGACGACCTGCTCATCGCCACCAAGGTCGGCCCCTTCCGCGACTACCGGGGGGAGTGGGGCACCTCGGCCCGTCCCGAGGACCTGCGCGGCCATGTCGAGGAGAACCTGCGCCAGCTCGGCCGCGACCACCTCGACCTCGTCTACCTGCGCCGGATGCGCCAGGAGTCGGTCGCCGAGCACTTCGGCGCCCTGGCCGATCTGCGCGAGGAGGGCCTGATCCGCCACCTCGGAGTCTCCGACGTCGAGCCCCGCCATCTCGCCGAGGCGCAAGCCATCGCCCCGGTGGTGAGCGTGCAGAACCGCTACGGGCTCGGCGATCACGACCCGGCGACCGAGGAGGTCCTCCGCCTCTGCGGTGAACAGGGCATCGCCTTCGTCCCGTTCTTCGCCATCGCCGGCGACGCGGGCCCTCAAGGCGCGACGAACGCCCACGACGACGAGGTCCTGTCCGTGGCCCGGGCCCACGAGGCCACCCCCGCCCAGGTCCGACTCGCCTGGACCCTGAACCAGGGCCGTCACCTGCTGGCCATCCCCGGCACCGGCAATCCCGACCACCTCGCGGAGAACGTGGCGGCGGGAGCGCTGCGGCTCACGGACGAGGAGACGGATCGCCTCAACGCGGTTCACCGGCAGGCCGGTTGA
- a CDS encoding RNA polymerase sigma factor — protein MTQEELRPAVNPRAPEKLPLDFSAFHQMHRPRYVREAERCLRCRADAEEAVDEAFVQIAREWPQILRAENPAAYAWRVMKNRVIDHARARGRRATLMDTAVFETVTLQGAEDAYEVIEQNLRLFHAISTLPERQRDVIRLRYCEGYSTAEVAFHLGITEAGVRSTERYAKHRLREIYTSCAEEEAERS, from the coding sequence GTGACCCAGGAGGAGCTGCGCCCCGCGGTAAACCCACGGGCGCCGGAGAAGCTGCCTTTGGACTTCAGCGCCTTCCACCAGATGCACCGCCCGCGCTACGTCCGCGAGGCCGAACGCTGTCTGCGCTGCCGCGCCGACGCCGAGGAGGCCGTGGACGAGGCTTTCGTTCAAATCGCCCGGGAATGGCCGCAGATACTGCGCGCCGAGAACCCCGCCGCCTACGCCTGGCGGGTGATGAAGAACCGCGTCATCGACCACGCCCGGGCCCGTGGCCGGCGCGCCACGCTCATGGACACCGCCGTCTTCGAGACGGTGACGCTCCAGGGCGCCGAGGACGCCTACGAGGTGATCGAGCAGAACCTGCGGCTGTTCCACGCGATCTCCACCCTCCCCGAACGCCAGCGGGACGTCATCCGGCTGCGCTACTGCGAGGGCTACAGCACCGCCGAGGTGGCCTTTCACCTCGGCATCACCGAAGCCGGGGTGCGCTCCACCGAACGGTATGCCAAGCACCGTCTGCGGGAGATCTACACATCGTGCGCCGAGGAGGAGGCGGAGCGGTCATGA